A section of the Procambarus clarkii isolate CNS0578487 chromosome 68, FALCON_Pclarkii_2.0, whole genome shotgun sequence genome encodes:
- the LOC123774792 gene encoding zinc metalloproteinase nas-4-like: MIYMHKFAMLVNKLVVVAWAAVLVGLGTAAPAGGSSLVLMDHTQDSRLQDGRLQDDRLQDGRLQDGRLQDSRLQDSRLQDGRLQDARIQDVRFQDTLPLDDRLQESFSRDNLKPLSDERSNEKEAKKRKKTQGEKEKRYMARYLKKRWPENVIPVMIDKERPPLKEEMVHEGIAMFNKLTCLYFYNTTDTDEYYLRITSRSKDGCFAHLGFQNQDRGFQDANFSPGCFYSISVILHELSHGLGFNHHQSRVDRDEYVTINFTNIGKGKSRSFSKVTGKADYLSTLGLPYQYNSVMHYSIYAFTKGSEFGSTITLNRDFPGEPGKGNGFARIDVASINRYYECWDYYLGDDIPGSVPYADFHAFFMRPKRRRRKSTEALRTWIYRMRNKYSQ, from the coding sequence ATGATATATATGCATAAATTTGCGATGTTGGTGAACAAGTTGGTGGTGGTCGCCTGggcggcagtgttggttggtctcGGGACAGCCGCTCCTGCAGGCGGCTCCTCCCTCGTCTTGATGGACCACACGCAGGACAGCCGCCTCCAGGACGGCCGCCTCCAGGACGACCGCCTCCAGGACGGCCGCCTCCAGGACGGCCGCCTCCAGGACAGCCGCCTCCAGGACAGCCGCCTCCAGGACGGCCGCCTCCAGGACGCCCGCATCCAGGACGTCCGTTTCCAGGACACCCTCCCTCTGGACGACCGCCTACAGGAGAGCTTTTCCAGAGACAACCTCAAGCCCCTCAGTGACGAACGATCAAACGAAAAAGAAGCAAAAAAGAGGAAAAAAACGcaaggagaaaaagaaaaacgATACATGGCACGGTATCTCAAAAAACGCTGGCCAGAAAATGTGATCCCGGTAATGATAGACAAAGAACGTCCCCCTCTGAAAGAGGAGATGGTGCATGAAGGGATTGCCATGTTCAATAAATTAACGTGTCTTTATTTCTACAACACGACTGACACGGACGAGTACTACTTGAGGATCACCTCTAGAAGTAAAGATGGGTGTTTTGCACACCTTGGATTCCAGAACCAGGACCGCGGCTTTCAAGATGCAAACTTCTCTCCTGGTTGCTTTTACTCCATAAGCGTAATCTTACATGAGCTGTCCCACGGCCTTGGTTTCAATCATCACCAGTCTAGAGTAGATCGTGATGAGTATGTGACTATCAATTTTACAAATATTGGGAAAGGAAAAAGCCGTAGTTTCAGCAAGGTCACGGGTAAGGCAGACTACCTGAGTACACTGGGTCTTCCCTATCAATACAACAGCGTCATGCATTATTCCATCTATGCCTTCACCAAGGGCAGCGAGTTTGGATCCACTATAACACTCAACAGGGACTTTCCTGGGGAACCGGGAAAAGGTAATGGCTTTGCTCGTATAGATGTTGCAAGCATCAATCGTTATTACGAGTGCTGGGACTATTACTTGGGCGACGACATCCCCGGCTCTGTGCCCTACGCCGACTTCCACGCTTTTTTCATGAGACCAAAACGTAGACGCAGGAAATCCACTGAAGCCCTCAGAACCTGGATATACCGTATGAGGAATAAATACTCGCAGTGA